From Diospyros lotus cultivar Yz01 chromosome 4, ASM1463336v1, whole genome shotgun sequence, a single genomic window includes:
- the LOC127800616 gene encoding BRI1 kinase inhibitor 1-like, which translates to MKDSQNMGDKVEGEKMSQGTECQQAARQQSINASPPSASSSPSHEFSFTISLHQPPTLLPEKAKSHPSFAAVDLSPADDIFFHGHLLPLGLLSQSHPLFPRSSTSSLPEGQKPSKITDLNVAETKEKPKAKSFSLFGLSSRRNGFEVSEIKEENSKKKQKLRKLRFNMSHVLKGYIRLFRPLWSFKFRVKKVNIQLRRKTYSFSGGLSPREKEDQLRGRRSAPASMRTSPGNSRTLVLATVGVGPAPSASSASTMEELQAAIQAAIAHCKNSIAMAEEKIQRS; encoded by the coding sequence ATGAAAGACAGCCAAAACATGGGAGACAAGGTTGAAGGTGAGAAGATGAGCCAAGGCACAGAATGTCAACAAGCAGCAAGGCAACAATCCATTAATGCTTCACCACCTTcagcttcttcctctccttcccATGAATTCTCCTTCACCATCTCCTTGCACCAGCCGCCAACCCTACTCCCCGAAAAGGCCAAATCCCATCCGTCTTTCGCCGCCGTCGATTTATCTCCGGCCGACGACATATTCTTCCACGGCCACTTGCTTCCTCTCGGCCTCCTCTCCCAGTCCCACCCTCTCTTTCCTCGCTCCTCCACCAGTTCCCTCCCGGAAGGCCAAAAACCCTCCAAAATTACAGATCTCAACGTTGCTGAAACGAAGGAGAAACCCAAGGCCAAGTCGTTTTCATTGTTCGGGCTCTCAAGCAGGCGAAATGGGTTTGAAGTTAGCGAGATTAAGGAAGAGAATtcgaagaagaagcagaagctcAGGAAGCTTAGATTCAACATGAGCCATGTGCTGAAGGGATACATCAGATTATTTAGGCCTTTATGGTCCTTCAAGTTCAGAGTGAAGAAAGTGAACATACAACTACGTAGAAAAACTTATTCCTTTTCCGGTGGTTTGAGCCCGAGAGAGAAGGAAGATCAGTTGAGAGGGAGGAGATCCGCGCCGGCGTCGATGAGGACGTCGCCTGGGAACAGCCGCACCCTTGTGCTTGCAACTGTCGGGGTTGGACCTGCTCCTTCTGCGTCAAGTGCTAGCACCATGGAAGAGTTGCAGGCTGCAATCCAAGCTGCGATTGCTCATTGCAAGAACTCCATCGCAATGGCCGAAGAGAAAATCCAGAGGTCATGA